The sequence below is a genomic window from bacterium.
CAACTTCACGGGCGCGCTGGATCTCTTTCTCCCAGGCCGCGCTCCGCCCGCCGACGATATCGCGCACGCTGGCAAACAAGTCACGGAAGATGTTCGCTCCCATGATGGCTTCACCGGTGACGATACCGAGGTAGTCAGCGATCTTGCGACCTTCGACGGCGGGGGTGGTGGTGACGATCATGGTTTGCATCGCTATTTCGCGTAGTTGTAGAAGCCGCGGCCCGACTTGCGACCCAGATAGCCGGCGGCGACGTACTTTTTGAGCAGCGGACAAGGACGGTATTTGGAATCGCCAAGGTCGCGATGCAGCACTTCCATGATCGCCAGACAAACGTCCAGTCCGATCAGATCGGCCAGCGTGAGTGGCCCCATCGGATGAGCCATGCCCAGTTTCATCACTCCGTCAATGGC
It includes:
- a CDS encoding heavy metal-binding domain-containing protein, translating into MIVTTTPAVEGRKIADYLGIVTGEAIMGANIFRDLFASVRDIVGGRSAAWEKEIQRAREV